The Carassius carassius chromosome 32, fCarCar2.1, whole genome shotgun sequence DNA window ACAAACCCCCTACGATTGACCCTGTGATGTGACAATGAACTAGATGTACTTGTTTATGCATTTATCACATGAGAAGTTCTGACCCTTTAATCAGACCTTATAAATAGCATAAATGTTTTTCCACTGTCTTTGTCCAAGTTGTCTCCTGGCCAGGCTTAAAATATCACACGGTCAGTTCAAAAGAGCACAGCATGAATATTAGAGTTAGAGTTGTGATGTATTATTCGCTTGGTATTTGGGACCCCAATAATATTATAAGCAGAGGTTATTTGATGTCAATTACAGGTAAGATTTATGCATAGAGCTAGCTGAGTGTGACCTCATTAATAAGTCAACAAGAATTGACCCTCTTTACTTcaatacagtttttttcttttttagctgATGTTACCTATAGAGAAAATAACATTAACCATTAGCCATCTAATTCAGAAGTGGAGTAGTCCTCCAAAATCCACAAATTACAGTTTGTTatgtaacattattaattttcCTAATCCAATCAGTTTCCGATGGATAAAACCAAGATCCTacaccctaattttttttttgataaacatGTTGCATTATGAGAGTAAAGTCGGGTGCGAATGCTCTTTCATGTTTACttcaacatattttatataaaaaaattgaatgTTTTGAAACAAGCCTCTCATGCTAACCAGGACTGTTTTCGATAAAAATGCAGTTATAAATGTTGTCAAATCTTATTAAAATTCAAAACaaaggatttatatttaaatatatttaaaatgtaattgatggCTTCCTGccatcagtgtcatatgatccaccATCAGAAACTATGCTAACATGTCAATTgggtgctcaggaaacattttttttagattagattagattcaactttattgtcatggCACATgtgggtacaaggcaacgaaatgcaatACAGGGGAAGATTTCTTCTTCTTATGAATTATTATgttgtgtttaacacacacacacacacacacacacacacatatatatatatatatatatatatatgtatatataactaaaatgattaaaaaaaaaaattacattctagAATTAATTAGATGGAGTAATTTGTCTGCTGCCACTTCTCACCAATTCAAGACAGGACGACGACAGCACTGTCCAGACTGAGTATCAATGGATTAATAATTTGGATTTACTCTGAGCCAAAGACAATCCATACAGCATAACACTCATTCCACAATGCTGCCTAAATTCATGAGGTCTGGGAAAACATGTTTTATGGGCGGCACAGGACTGGGAAATACTAAACAGGGTCTTCCACCCCTGCTTTTTGACTGGCCGATGTGTCATCTGAGTCCATCCTAGAATCACgaatagaaaaacaaaatgtaatttttgatgtAACAAACAACAATGTACCACCAGCACAGCCTTTTTTGGAATCTGCTGTTATCAGGGGCCCGTGAGGTCATTTTCTAAACATGTTTAACGCAAGTTTTGTCATCCTTCTGTGAATGTTTGAAAATCCCTCACACCTGTTTCAACACGTAATAGCAGTGTGTGCAGAGCTGTGGGACTGCATCGAAAGTTTGGTTAGGGGGATTCTCCTAGGATCAGCCCACCACAACCACGCAAAGATCGCTGTGCAAGTTTTATTTCGAGTGCTGCTGAGGATTTGTGGGAACAAAGGAAATTTATTCTGGGAGAACCTCATTGACAATATCCAACAAGAAAATCCCTAGCATGACCATGACTGACAGATCCTTCTCACTGAAACACTGATTAAAAGTAAGCAATGAGCAATATAATAATGAAGAAATGCTGAAGCTTATTTCTTCAGAAATACTGTGTCCAGCTGATATGTCTCGGTTCCCATATTAGGGCAGATGcgaatgtgtgtgtataaaaatagCTCAAGGCATTCTCCACAGCCCATCGCTCCAAATCCCTCCGGAGAGCTTTTTAATTTACAGAGCTGAGGGAAGCGTCCGTCTTCAGTTGATAGGTGTGTTAATCTGTCTGCTTGTGTGCGAGTGTTCCTGAAACCCTTGCTAATAACTCACCAATAGGTAGATATTCTGCATGTTCATCGCATATCACAGCTTCATCTATTTCCAATTTCAGCCTGGATAGAAGAATTAATTTCTAGTACCACAACAACATGAAACAGCAGGGAAAAACAATGCCAGATGATACAAATAAACCATATAATTATGTATAggtatgtaaattaaatataggcTCATCAAAATGTGAAAAGTCTTATGATGCTGATGATGACAAAGGCTGTGCCTCTGTTTTGGCTAAACATCTACTTTAACCTGGTGGAAACTAGCTAAAATAGGATGGGTTGCATGACATGCCCTCATCCTTTAAATCTATAAACATAACTAGTTATAGCACTGTGTAGAAAAATGACCCATGCAGGCTAAATTAAATTCAAACTTGTAGCAAAAATAAACAAGTTTGTGTCAACTACAGTTGGTTTTGCACATTTCATCAATCGTTGGCGAAAGGAtgaaatgattacattttaagcAACCTTTTCAGAAACCTTTAAAATTGCAAAAATGATctcttttatgtattttgttgCATGGATGCAGTTTATGGCTACATTCTAACCCTTAAATTGGCCCAATTTCCAAGATAAATATACAAAACGGggattttaaaccataaaaaataaaataaaaacaatgttatgaaattaagaaaacattaaatggtattattatataaagttatatattaTACACTACGTAGGTTTTTAAAAGGAATATCTTGTGCTATTCAAGGCATATCAAAATGCAGtatgttgaaatattattacaattgaatataactgttttctattttaatacattttaaaatgtttaaaattttcaGTCATCAACAAacccagtctttagtgtcacatgatataatccttcaaaaaaaaaaaaaaaaaaaccaacaaaaaaaaaaaacatattattatcaatgttgaaatagttgtgctgtttaatacttGTCTGTATTAAAAAGGTTACTAATTACATAAACTATTTTTGTTACAGCCAATACAAGGACATTtttaagtaattatatatatatatatatatataatgcattatgctgATTTTGCATGCATGCCAGCAAAGGTGTAATAAATCGGCATTTcagcattttataaaatgtttcctGACCAAAGCTGTGAATCCCTGCTGAAATAACCCACGTAAACAACTTAATCATCTGGGCTCTTCTGCCACTCAGCAGCCGCCACCTTTACAGAATGCCATTGCTTCGTGTCAGACATGCAGGCTCTGTTCCTTATCCTGTGGAAAGGCTGCACCTTCCCTGACCTGACATTTCTGTTCAGAGCCATCCATCTGCAATAAGCAAGAGGTGTTGACAGCACGGTCTGACCAGTCCTCTGCATCTTCACTGTCGACTGACACAATTTTCTCTCTGCAGCTGTGAGAAAACAGATGAAGCTTTGAAAATGGAGAGCAAAAACAACAACGAATAAACTACCACATGATCGCTTGCACATCCCGAGCCCTGTTCCCTTCCTAAACAGTGTGTAACTGCCAATCATTTCCTAAATTTATACCAAGAGGCAAGTGAATCCACAGAGAGTGATTGATAAATACTCTAGTAAATGTGTTTCGGGTTTTATAGTGCGTCACAGAGGACGGGATAAAACCCAGCCTCATCCAGAGCTTATTTCATCCATCTGTGATGACACATCATTGCACTGTCACCTTCTCGTTCATTACTGTTCTTTCATTCAGTGCTCCTGGGGCTTATGCTGTGGAATCGCACACTTGCGTCGCACATAGCTGCAGGACAGCAGGAGACGTGGAGGCACGCCAAAGCCAGTCCAGAGAAAACACAACCAGCTCGCATTCCTCCATGCATCCTTGGCTGTTATAAGAGCGGTGGGCTTTTCAAATGTTTACTCCGTGCTTGATTTAGGTTTTCCAAAGCCTTTATAAAGCTCTTTAACACAAAGGAGTCTCTGCACAGgcctgttgtttttctcagaatCAGCAGTCTTTGTTTCATATCTCATACAACAACtctgtaaaaaaagattattttaaaggtttgttttacaagaaaataatatttcacacattCTAACTCAAAATTCCATGAAAAATTAATGTATTACTTGCTCTTTCTTTGTAGTTATTTGCAAAAATACATCAATTTTAAATCCTACataatttctttacaaaaaaaattataattttttttttactgttgaaaTCGGCACGAGTCCCAGATGATTTGCATGAAATCACTTATGCAAACCTACAAACCCACAGTAAatgtgacaacaacaacaaaaaaacactagaTGAGAAACTTTTTTTACATTCATGTTTTAagaacacatacatatacacagttATGCTCTTGTGACATTAATAACATTCACattgttaatgaaaatatttctacaggtgaaaaatacatatttttctcCTGTAAACCTGTtagtattttgattaaatatatttatattgtatatctGAAATGACCACTAAAtaccattacatttttataaatcgacaaaatataaattaagataaattaagAGCCTGTCATATTGATATACCACATAGTTTATAAATTAGCCAAAATAACTGATCcactaaataatttattaattgatgATCCATATTTTGGtgatgtctgtttttattttattttactttaatagtgAAAAGTTAATCAATACAAAAGTAAGCTAATAAACagattataaaattaataaataaattaaaacaacttCTTAGagctttgttaataaaatataataataataataatctaataacgACGTCAGcaaataaacaagcaaataaacaaaTTTTTCACTTTATGTTGGCCTTTTTGGGAGGAAAACATATttggttaaacattttttttatgtttttatagacAAACTTACTTTTGTAATACTGACAGTCATATTTGTATTCATTCTGTTGTTATTTTACACATGCATttttgtttcattacaaaatctAACAATCCTGATCACTCCTCCCTATTTACTATTAACTAGAGTTTGGAAGGATAATGATCCAGGATTGGCTTCCTTCATCAGTCGTGTGTCATCACAACAAACTCTGGATGGAGGAGCAGATCCAAACAGGCCGTCCTGTGATCTTGAGATAGGGATGCACTCCGTGTGCTCTACCGCCCCCCTGTTTGTTTTCCCCACCCCTTTCAGTCCCTCCTATAAACTTTGTAGCGAGTCCTGAGAGCCTGTGTGTCTACATCCAACATTCTCCTGCTCTTCACACTTTAACTTTTATCTGAAAGGACTGCTTCCTCTTTTGGCTGCTGTTTAACGGGTAAGAAAAAggcttttaatcaattaaatcttAAGCTTAACAGCCCTCGAATGAAATTATCACAGCTACTTGAGTAAAATAATATCCAAATATTAGctttaatattaaaacattacgATTTCCTAGACATTGCACGCAgtttaaataagaaaatagtgAAAGAGAATTTAAAAACATCACACTTGAAGGACACAGAGGATGAGCTGTCTAGAAAGAACACCAAAAGCACATTTGCATCCTGCACTGAAATACCACTTTCATAAAATTTGTTTTCATGCAAATCAGCGAACTGAAAACAGTCGGTCAAAGTCAAACAATAATTTGATGAACTGTAACATACGTTCACGGGAATAAATCTAAATGTGCtttgatgttttatttagtttttactatACAACCAGTACAGAGTAAcgttgtatagtttttttttaaatcgaatAGAAGGCAAATCTAGTGGGCTTTTGTTAAACTTCAATACAGCTAATCACAAATGCTAGTGTTTACTTTCCAGCTAAACAGTTATTATTGTCTTTGGATCACAGGAATGGAATGCAGGGCCTCTCCtgataaaaactgttttttgaagcctttaaaatgaaatcaagtTCATAAGTCTCCACTTTTGCTgagatattttaatttttatcatcTTGCTGATGTTTGTTTATCCTGTCCACATAGAGCAACTTAAGTCAAGTGCCCTCCTCGAGGGGCTAATAGCGATATGGGGTCTCTTAAATCTAGTTCAATCTTAATACACTATATAGCACCCTGATATGCTGAAGTTTCTCATCTAAAATGCTCTTTTCCTGAGGCTAGATAAGTAAGATAGAGAGACGGATAAACAACGACTTCTCGTCTTTCGGTCAATTAACTCGGTTAATAGGAATGCTGTTCCTGGAAAATAATCAAAGAATGTCTTACTTGGAATTACTTGAACTTGTTATGACATTTAGAGTGACTCGACTGACTGTACGTGAACTTTTGGCAAAGTCTGGAAATACTGAGCACATATATCTGCAGACGGCCGATAAGAGAATAGCTTGAGCTGTTAGACAAGTGGCTGTCACTCACAAATGCGTGTCATTCACAGCTTTTAACATGAGTGCTCTAAAGAGGGTAAGAGACACTACTGTCTGAACTTTGAGTGCCACTACAGAGTGTTCATGCTAATCACATCACTTTGGAAAAAAGGCAAATATGCAAGACAAatgcatgatattaataaaaataatttaataacaattttaagattcctattgttgttgtttttaaagaactcctaataaagaaaactctgaatTTGCACAATATCTACTGAACATGGAGTATTTTCATGCAGTATTTTTAATTACTCTGCATGTATTTGTTAATGgattacatgaaaatgttttatatgttaaataaataaatacagtgtatgtctttatttataaataaataaaatatattatatgtaatttaacaaataaatatactaataaattaatataaacattaagcatttttatacacacacacacacacacacacagataaatacataattatataatacatttagtccaatgtaaaaagtttttaacatatttaatttgtttatatatgatAAATTATGTACTTTTTAGAGTGTTACACATCACTATGGAAGCacgtttccgccactgaataaaaataaaacaaggtaattgcaacattttctctcacaattttgagttatgaagtaaaaattgtgagaaataaagtcagaattgcgagatattaagTTCAAAATATGAGTTATAAAGTCTGAATttcaagatataaactcgcaattctgagtttttccTTCTCAAAATTGCAAATTATAATGTCAAAATTGagagttataaagtcaaaatgaaagctataaattcacaattctgcaagataaaaagtcacaattaccttgttttattttttatttagtggcggaaatgggcttccatacatcTCTCTATAGCAAACAGAAAATAGTAGTACATATTTTTGTGGTACCTGATGCATCACTTTCATCAGgtcttttaattttatgttgccataaatacaaataaataaataaataaggacaGTAATATAGAATTATGGGCAAGGATGCAACATTACAACCTGAAAGGTAAAAAAATGCAGCCCACTGTAGAGGGCAACATAGCCTACATCAGAGATTTAAATAAAGACTGAGCTAAGCACATCAGAATCAGAACAGATTTACTATAAATAAATCCAAGTGTGATATGTTACCTGACCTGTTATATTTTTATGTCTAAGACATAAAGAATAATTTCTCTAATCTTCACCTTAAGGCACCACAAGAACATAACAGCGCCACCATCTCCATTCGTCCATTCCCCTCACTGCCGCTAGTCTACAGTCTTCATCAGGATGGAGAGGGTGCAGCACATGGCACGCTCAGCCATCCGGAGGGCGTCCAACATCGAAGTGAACCCACAGACCAAACGTAACCTACAAGATCTCATCATCAACTTCTCCCTCATCCTCATCTGCCTGCTGCTCATCTACATCATCGTCTTGCTCATGTGACAGCAAAAGATGACAACCGGCCAATCGCAAGGCGCACTGCACAAGACCTTGGACAGTTTTGGGGAATTTAAAATGTCCTACTGATGATGTGACACATGTTAATTTCCTGAAATGATTCGAGGGCGGCACTGATTTTTCTTCATTTATGTTTGTTGTATTATTCATTCAACAATTAAGCATATTTTTGACCTTTGGATGATTAGAAATCTCATTAGTTATTTCTTGTATTGGGTTATGTGTAaaacatacaaaatgcatgtgagGTAAATTCagatatgttttatatatgaatgaaGACCTCACAGAATGAAGCAGTCATACGAACTGGTGTAATTCACGAAAAAACACAAAATACCTGTAATTTCTGGCAAAGGTATAGCTCCCAACAGCAATCAGCAATTCCTTTAAGTGCCAAGTCATTTATGTAAATATTCCCTTCAAAAAATCTTGTAATTGTTGtgttgaaatgcaaaatttatagGTCAGTCCCAGAGATCATATATTATTCACAGAGGAACAGTGCATGTTGACACTGAGGTTAATTACACTTGTACACTTAACATATTAATGTCTGTTTACACTTCCTGTGAACACGATCTGAGAAAGAGAGAGCCAAAATGGGTAATTTAAGGATGTTTTTAAATGTGGACAACCAATAAAGAGAAAGTTTGTTTTAAATGATCCAACTGACTGAATTTTTCAAACAAAGTAGCGAGAAATAAACCATGTGTAGATCCTGTTCAAGTCACAGAAACGGAAAACCATAAAAAACACTAAAAGGTACTTAAAGTGcatttgaagggatagttcagctaCAAATAAGAATACTAAATAAAAAAGTCTAATTATCTCTCCCTCATTCAAAACCTATATgcatttttccaaatttgtttccTAGTTTatacaaagttgtaaataaaacgtcTCGgctacgtatggtaaccctcgttccctgaaggagggaatggagacgccacgtacgtgaccgacgaatatggaacatcgcttcgatagaccaatctacttcgagtgtaaactaaacaagccaattcacattggcatgcaattattgcatccagcatTCCAGTTGCAATGCATTCcaatgcaatgcattccagtttttcgctgaggagccgagccggggacccggcagctcagcggtggtacagcaaccatggcgacgggacgtggtgtCTCTGttacctccttcagggaacgagggttaccatacgtaaccgagacgttccctttcagtcggtcactctcgacgccacgtcggtgaccgacgaatatgggatccctatcaaagcgccatgggtgctgcctcttccagtgccctgttgcgagccgcctgcgcccctattaggtgtaggccggggctcagaacaagtagctccactcaccattgtcaaagcactacctcactgggtgagattggataacactgggaaaacatacccggtcccatccttccggaaggaggtgtcagaggcaaatacacatatagcatccgtttaggagtatacggagaaatttgaggtgattaaaaaccctcttgggaaggcagaagtctgccggggaaacacaggctctaaggctataccgtggactatactgtacacatacgagtaccgcttaggtctcaatatggaacccacccttccatggttctcacggatacattaggaaggcctggcgccggacgttccgccgcgtccagctgcttagggtgatggaggatttcaacagggtctacagtacggacactctggagcagtttaagcaagccgacactaaccggggcctctcagtgccactacccatttgaggtgagaacacaggaggataccggctttacacgaaggctatagaaactagcgaacgtgttagggttctcccagcccgcagctctacaaatatctgtcagcgaggcgccacgagccagcgcccaggaggatgcaaca harbors:
- the LOC132112532 gene encoding cardiac phospholamban-like; translation: MERVQHMARSAIRRASNIEVNPQTKRNLQDLIINFSLILICLLLIYIIVLLM